A DNA window from Agarivorans sp. TSD2052 contains the following coding sequences:
- the hpf gene encoding ribosome hibernation promoting factor: MQINLTGHHVEITESLKEYVHTKFAKLQRRFEQINNVHVILNVEKLNQIAEATLHLNGGELFATAEHSDMYAAIDSLIDKLDRQVIKHKEKLNRH, encoded by the coding sequence ATGCAAATTAATCTTACTGGACACCATGTAGAAATTACTGAATCACTAAAAGAATATGTCCACACTAAGTTTGCCAAACTGCAACGACGTTTTGAACAAATCAACAATGTTCACGTCATCCTCAACGTAGAAAAGCTCAATCAAATTGCCGAAGCTACCTTGCACCTTAATGGCGGAGAGCTGTTTGCCACTGCAGAGCACTCTGATATGTATGCCGCCATTGATAGCCTCATTGATAAACTTGACCGCCAAGTTATTAAACACAAAGAAAAATTAAACAGACATTAG
- the ptsN gene encoding PTS IIA-like nitrogen regulatory protein PtsN: MQINKVLNLDCTLSTVQCSSKKRALELISELVAKQLDTSAQTIFESLLNREKMGSTGIGQGIAIPHGRIDNQHQATAVFLRCDPAISFDAIDNKPVDLVFALLVPEDQCKQHLNTLSQVAEKLNDKLVCKQLRNAQSDDELYDIMVA, encoded by the coding sequence ATGCAAATAAATAAAGTACTAAATTTGGACTGTACGCTTAGTACAGTCCAATGTTCCTCTAAGAAGCGCGCATTGGAACTGATAAGTGAACTCGTCGCTAAACAACTTGATACCAGTGCTCAAACTATTTTTGAAAGCCTGTTAAACAGGGAAAAAATGGGCAGCACCGGAATTGGCCAAGGTATCGCTATTCCTCACGGCAGAATCGACAATCAGCACCAAGCTACAGCGGTTTTTTTACGCTGTGACCCTGCTATTTCCTTCGATGCTATTGATAATAAACCGGTTGATCTTGTGTTTGCGCTGTTGGTTCCAGAAGACCAATGTAAACAACACCTTAATACCCTTTCTCAAGTGGCTGAGAAACTCAACGATAAATTAGTATGTAAACAACTTCGTAACGCACAAAGTGATGACGAATTGTACGACATCATGGTAGCCTAA
- the rapZ gene encoding RNase adapter RapZ: protein MELIIVSGRSGSGKTVALRVLEDLGYYCVDNLPVLLWQPLIDNLSSYPKVAISIDIRNLPDEPSPIGQLIRSIGPDVKLLSLFLDAKDEALIRRYSETRRVHPLSQNNLSLAEAIEAETELLAPISRNADLRIDTSRLSVHELSGLIRSRVTGDQQQQLILVFESFGFKNGVPSDADYMFDARFLPNPHWQEELRPLNGLDKPVQDYLSSQALVGEYIQQITDLLNSWLPHLEANNRAYLTIAIGCTGGQHRSVYVAEQLAANFCSKRKVQRRHRTLEHKLEAH from the coding sequence ATGGAATTGATTATCGTTAGCGGACGTTCAGGCTCTGGCAAAACGGTCGCCTTAAGGGTATTAGAAGATTTAGGCTATTACTGTGTAGATAATCTACCCGTTTTACTCTGGCAACCCTTAATAGATAACTTAAGTAGTTATCCTAAAGTGGCGATTAGTATCGATATTCGTAACCTGCCCGATGAGCCCTCACCGATTGGGCAATTGATTCGTTCGATTGGCCCTGACGTAAAGCTCCTCAGCCTCTTTCTCGACGCTAAAGACGAAGCGCTAATTCGCCGTTACAGTGAAACCCGCAGAGTTCACCCGCTTAGCCAAAACAACTTGTCGTTAGCCGAAGCTATTGAGGCAGAAACAGAGCTATTAGCCCCTATTTCACGCAATGCTGACTTACGTATCGATACCTCTCGCTTGTCGGTGCATGAACTTAGCGGCCTGATCCGCTCGAGAGTGACGGGTGATCAACAACAACAACTAATTTTAGTGTTTGAGTCCTTTGGTTTTAAAAATGGCGTGCCCAGTGATGCGGATTACATGTTTGATGCACGTTTTTTGCCTAACCCGCACTGGCAAGAAGAGCTTCGCCCCCTAAATGGTTTAGATAAACCCGTTCAGGACTATCTGTCTAGCCAAGCCTTAGTCGGAGAATACATTCAGCAGATCACCGATCTGTTAAATTCTTGGTTGCCCCACTTAGAAGCTAATAATCGTGCATACCTAACCATCGCCATCGGCTGTACTGGTGGCCAACATCGTAGCGTTTACGTAGCAGAGCAGCTTGCCGCAAACTTTTGTAGTAAACGTAAAGTACAACGTCGTCATCGCACTTTGGAACATAAGCTTGAAGCTCACTAG
- a CDS encoding HPr family phosphocarrier protein, whose protein sequence is MKLTRQVIVKNKLGLHARPATKLVELAQQFEAEVSIIDGEKTASAASVMGLLVLASAQGNTLTIISEGKDAAAAMNAIQGLIEANFDEE, encoded by the coding sequence TTGAAGCTCACTAGACAAGTCATCGTAAAAAACAAACTCGGCTTACACGCTCGCCCTGCGACTAAGCTTGTAGAACTCGCTCAGCAGTTTGAGGCTGAGGTAAGTATTATAGACGGAGAGAAAACGGCGTCAGCTGCCAGCGTAATGGGCTTGCTCGTATTAGCCAGTGCGCAGGGTAATACTTTGACAATTATCTCGGAAGGAAAAGATGCCGCCGCCGCGATGAATGCTATTCAAGGTTTGATTGAAGCCAATTTCGACGAAGAATAA
- the mgtE gene encoding magnesium transporter has protein sequence MPEEMELNPNQHKRLQELNQALDSGMFVHVRRTLHQMPPCDVALLLESSPPAGRKVLWQLTDPEQHGDILEELNEEVMEGVLQLMAPETLAAAAEGMDTDDIAYVLRSLPDSVYQEVLQQMDGQDRHRVEAALAYPEDTAGSIMNTDTITLRADVSIDVVLRYLRLRGELPETTDTLYVVNEHDLLLGDIPLSTLLTVNPNVSVREVMDSNAETIPVAMDESDVAVLFERHDWISAPVVDEKGQLLGRITIDDVVDIIRENTERTMMSMAGMDDDEDTFAPVIKSTQRRTVWLAVNLCAALVAASISNMFESTLEQLATLAILMTIVPSMGGIAGNQTLALVIRGLAVGHIGEGNSRWLIGKEAAIGMLNGMIWALVISVVVTLWKGDWTLGVIIAGAMFINMSLAGLAGVTIPLLMKKFNIDPALAGGMALTTITDVVGLFSFLGMATLVLG, from the coding sequence ATGCCAGAAGAGATGGAGTTAAACCCTAACCAGCACAAACGATTACAGGAGCTAAACCAGGCTCTAGATAGCGGTATGTTTGTGCACGTTAGGCGCACACTTCATCAAATGCCCCCATGTGATGTGGCTTTATTACTCGAGTCCAGCCCACCCGCAGGACGTAAAGTACTATGGCAACTCACCGACCCTGAGCAACACGGCGATATCCTCGAAGAGCTAAACGAAGAGGTGATGGAGGGGGTGCTTCAGCTAATGGCTCCAGAAACCCTCGCCGCCGCCGCTGAAGGAATGGATACAGATGACATTGCTTATGTCTTAAGAAGCCTTCCAGATAGTGTTTATCAAGAAGTACTGCAACAGATGGATGGCCAAGATAGGCACCGTGTAGAAGCAGCACTCGCCTACCCCGAGGATACCGCGGGGAGCATTATGAATACCGACACCATCACCCTAAGGGCTGATGTCAGTATTGACGTGGTACTACGCTATTTACGATTGCGTGGCGAACTACCAGAAACCACTGATACCTTATATGTGGTAAACGAACACGATTTACTGCTAGGTGATATTCCCCTTTCTACTCTACTGACGGTAAATCCAAATGTCAGTGTTCGCGAAGTGATGGACAGTAATGCCGAAACCATCCCAGTGGCAATGGATGAGTCAGATGTCGCCGTTTTATTTGAACGCCATGACTGGATTTCAGCCCCGGTAGTTGATGAAAAAGGGCAACTACTGGGTCGAATAACTATTGATGATGTGGTTGATATTATTCGTGAAAATACCGAGCGCACCATGATGAGCATGGCAGGTATGGATGATGATGAAGATACTTTTGCCCCAGTGATAAAAAGTACTCAGCGACGTACCGTTTGGCTTGCCGTTAATTTATGCGCCGCTTTAGTCGCCGCATCAATCAGTAATATGTTCGAATCCACCCTCGAACAATTAGCCACCTTAGCTATTTTGATGACCATTGTACCCAGTATGGGAGGGATCGCCGGTAATCAAACCCTCGCCCTGGTCATCAGAGGGCTAGCCGTCGGACATATTGGCGAGGGAAACTCGCGTTGGCTGATTGGTAAAGAAGCCGCGATTGGCATGCTAAACGGCATGATTTGGGCGCTGGTTATATCGGTAGTGGTTACCCTATGGAAGGGCGATTGGACCTTAGGAGTGATTATTGCCGGCGCGATGTTTATCAACATGTCGCTAGCGGGTTTAGCTGGAGTAACGATTCCCTTATTGATGAAAAAATTTAACATAGATCCGGCTCTAGCCGGCGGTATGGCTCTCACTACGATTACTGACGTAGTGGGTTTATTTTCATTTTTAGGTATGGCTACACTGGTATTAGGCTAG
- the pmbA gene encoding metalloprotease PmbA, with amino-acid sequence MSPEKQVSQELSQLKQAVEFAIDQAKQLGADESEVSISKQTGICVATRDQQVETLEFNHDGALGIAVYSANCKGSASTSDLSPDAIKNAVKAAYDISRYTSADKAAGIADKQLLAKDIPDLSLFHPHPLEPDRFIEIANRCEELALRNPQIKSSDGANINSHYGVKVYGNSHGFVEGYPTSRHSLSCMLIAGDKDMQRDYAYSVARDFADLDSVEQIAAKATEKTLARLGSRKISTCEVPVVFDQDVAAGLFGHLVGAISGGNLYRRSSFLLDSLGKKLFPDWLSIYEDPFIKKGLSSTPFDSEGVAPSAKHIIADGALETYLLTSYSARKLGMQSTGHAGGIHNWLVKNSGVSRAELLKEMGTGLLVTELMGQGVNTVTGDYSRGAAGFWVENGEIAFPVQEITVASTLPEMFANIVAIADDFDKESTIQTGSVLISAMKIAGS; translated from the coding sequence ATGAGCCCAGAAAAACAAGTTAGCCAAGAATTGAGCCAATTAAAACAGGCTGTTGAGTTTGCTATAGACCAAGCTAAACAACTTGGAGCCGATGAATCTGAAGTTTCGATTTCTAAACAAACCGGTATTTGTGTAGCTACGCGTGACCAACAAGTCGAAACCTTGGAATTTAATCACGATGGTGCATTAGGTATTGCGGTGTATTCGGCTAATTGTAAAGGCAGTGCTTCCACCTCTGACTTGAGTCCAGACGCGATCAAAAATGCGGTTAAAGCGGCTTATGATATCTCGCGTTATACGTCAGCGGATAAAGCTGCTGGCATAGCCGATAAGCAATTGCTGGCTAAAGATATCCCTGATTTATCCTTGTTCCACCCTCATCCTTTAGAGCCCGATCGTTTTATTGAGATTGCTAACCGCTGTGAAGAGCTCGCCTTGCGCAACCCGCAAATTAAATCCAGTGATGGTGCCAATATCAATAGTCACTATGGCGTAAAAGTCTACGGTAACAGCCATGGCTTTGTCGAAGGCTACCCAACCAGCCGCCATAGCCTAAGCTGTATGCTCATTGCCGGCGATAAAGACATGCAACGTGATTATGCCTACAGCGTGGCGCGTGATTTTGCTGATCTCGATAGTGTCGAACAAATCGCCGCTAAAGCGACTGAAAAAACCTTGGCGCGCTTAGGTAGCAGGAAGATTTCAACCTGTGAGGTGCCGGTGGTGTTTGACCAAGATGTCGCAGCGGGTTTGTTTGGTCATTTGGTAGGGGCAATTAGTGGCGGAAACCTCTATCGTCGTTCCTCGTTTTTATTAGATAGCTTGGGCAAAAAACTATTCCCAGATTGGTTGTCAATTTATGAAGACCCATTTATCAAAAAAGGGCTGTCTAGTACGCCTTTTGATAGTGAAGGTGTGGCACCTTCGGCGAAGCATATCATTGCTGATGGCGCCTTAGAGACCTATTTATTAACCAGCTACTCTGCGCGTAAATTGGGCATGCAAAGTACCGGTCATGCGGGCGGTATTCATAATTGGTTAGTAAAAAACAGCGGCGTGAGTCGTGCTGAGTTATTAAAAGAAATGGGAACCGGCTTATTAGTCACAGAGCTGATGGGCCAGGGGGTTAATACCGTGACCGGCGATTACTCGCGAGGCGCTGCTGGATTTTGGGTAGAGAATGGTGAAATTGCTTTTCCGGTACAAGAAATAACCGTGGCCAGCACCCTACCTGAGATGTTTGCCAATATTGTCGCCATTGCTGACGACTTTGATAAAGAGAGTACTATTCAGACTGGCTCAGTATTAATTTCTGCTATGAAAATAGCGGGTAGTTAA
- the yjgA gene encoding ribosome biogenesis factor YjgA has translation MKNNPPHEDEDDWISKSEIKREADKLKKLGVELVGLTNPQLDSISMSPTLREAIALAKRLKDKREASRRHMNYIGKVLRTENMEQINDGLDKIHNKHIYHAQAQLALEKQCERLIKEGDEAINDLVERSPNLERQKLRQLVRQAKKELEPGKAHQEIIKYLKQHS, from the coding sequence ATGAAAAATAACCCACCGCATGAAGATGAAGATGATTGGATTAGTAAGTCCGAGATCAAACGTGAAGCCGATAAGCTCAAAAAACTAGGTGTGGAATTGGTTGGTTTAACCAACCCTCAACTTGACAGCATAAGCATGAGCCCAACACTTAGAGAAGCGATAGCCTTAGCTAAGCGTTTAAAAGACAAACGGGAAGCCTCACGCCGCCATATGAATTACATTGGTAAAGTATTGCGTACTGAGAACATGGAACAGATAAATGATGGCTTGGATAAGATCCATAACAAGCACATTTACCATGCTCAAGCCCAATTGGCGTTAGAGAAACAATGTGAGCGATTGATTAAAGAGGGAGATGAAGCGATCAACGACTTAGTTGAGCGCTCGCCAAATCTTGAACGCCAAAAGCTCCGTCAACTAGTACGCCAAGCAAAAAAAGAACTTGAGCCAGGTAAAGCGCATCAAGAAATCATTAAATATCTCAAGCAACACAGTTAA
- the tldD gene encoding metalloprotease TldD has translation MSFEKVSQSLLMPSGIGEQELSLALAEVAKHQIDYADLYFQHSRHESWVLEDGIVKEGSFNIEQGVGVRAILGEQTGFAYSDVINTHALMQTCQAARGISPVQAKSSLAPFKQVSAEQFYQADNPLLSLSNQQKIALLERADKYARSLDSAVTQVIVSLSGVYEEVLVAATDGTLAADIRPLIRFNCSVLVERNQRRERGSAGGGGRCNYSYFLEELNGKERAMTFVDEAVRQALVNLEAVDAPAGLMPVVLGAGWPGVLLHEAVGHGLEGDFNRKGSSAFSGCIGQQVASELCTIVDDGTIGNRRGSVSIDDEGTPGQYNVLIEKGILKGYMQDKHNAQLMNTRSTGNGRRESYAHLPLPRMTNTYMLAGKSEPEELIASVKKGIYAPNFGGGQVDITSGKFVFSASEAYLIEDGKLSTPIKGATLIGSGPEAMQQISMVGNDLALDKGVGVCGKEGQSVPVGVGQPSLKLDQLTVGGTA, from the coding sequence ATGTCGTTTGAAAAAGTCAGTCAGTCCTTGCTAATGCCAAGTGGTATTGGCGAGCAAGAGTTAAGCTTGGCGCTGGCTGAAGTCGCAAAACATCAGATAGATTATGCGGATCTCTATTTTCAGCATAGTAGACATGAATCCTGGGTGTTGGAAGATGGCATCGTTAAAGAAGGTAGCTTTAACATTGAGCAAGGTGTTGGCGTAAGAGCCATTTTAGGGGAGCAAACTGGTTTTGCTTATTCTGATGTAATAAACACCCATGCTTTAATGCAAACTTGTCAGGCCGCTCGAGGTATTAGTCCGGTGCAGGCAAAATCGTCACTAGCCCCTTTTAAGCAAGTCAGCGCCGAACAATTTTATCAGGCTGACAACCCATTGCTTAGTTTATCTAATCAGCAAAAAATTGCCTTACTTGAGCGTGCTGATAAATACGCTCGTAGTTTAGATAGTGCGGTCACTCAAGTGATAGTAAGCCTAAGTGGTGTTTATGAAGAGGTACTGGTTGCGGCCACTGATGGTACCTTAGCTGCAGATATTAGACCGTTGATTCGTTTTAATTGTAGTGTGCTGGTTGAGCGTAACCAACGGCGTGAACGCGGTTCAGCTGGTGGTGGTGGGCGTTGTAACTACAGTTATTTTTTAGAAGAACTTAACGGCAAAGAAAGAGCCATGACCTTTGTTGATGAGGCGGTACGTCAAGCCTTAGTCAACTTGGAGGCGGTAGACGCTCCTGCAGGTTTAATGCCGGTAGTTCTTGGTGCTGGCTGGCCGGGTGTATTGTTACATGAAGCGGTAGGTCATGGACTTGAGGGTGACTTTAACCGTAAAGGTTCTTCGGCATTTTCGGGGTGTATTGGCCAACAAGTGGCGTCTGAGCTATGTACTATTGTAGATGATGGCACTATAGGTAATAGACGCGGCTCTGTGAGTATTGATGACGAAGGCACTCCCGGGCAATACAATGTATTGATCGAAAAAGGCATCCTTAAAGGGTATATGCAAGATAAGCATAATGCTCAGTTGATGAATACCCGCTCTACCGGTAATGGTCGGCGCGAGTCATATGCTCACCTGCCGCTTCCTAGAATGACTAATACCTACATGTTGGCGGGTAAAAGCGAGCCTGAAGAGTTAATTGCTTCGGTTAAAAAGGGTATTTATGCCCCTAATTTTGGTGGGGGACAGGTCGACATCACTTCAGGCAAGTTTGTGTTCTCTGCCTCTGAAGCCTATTTAATTGAAGACGGTAAACTAAGCACCCCGATTAAGGGCGCCACACTGATTGGTAGTGGCCCAGAAGCGATGCAGCAGATATCTATGGTGGGTAATGATTTAGCCTTAGATAAAGGTGTTGGCGTCTGTGGTAAAGAAGGACAAAGCGTACCCGTTGGGGTGGGGCAGCCTAGCCTTAAGCTTGACCAGCTTACCGTAGGTGGAACCGCATAA
- a CDS encoding carbon-nitrogen hydrolase family protein, whose product MNLIALQMNSGSVIEDNLRQADTLLALAKPQPGDIVLLPENFSIYAGDGAYLRVAETLGDGPIQQWLATQAKRWQVYLIAGSVPIQGPDAVRCYTCSLAFSPNGRLIQHYNKLHLFDVDVNDNVGAYRESDSFIAGEQLAWFDIGNIRVGMAICFDLRFPYLFQLLRQQGCDIVLLPAAFTALTGEAHWQPLLQARAIENQLYLVAANQAGTHYKQRQTWGHSMIVDPWGRCLDVQENGIAASKAEFNLQMLKQVRDRMPVPMHGQLHLGWRE is encoded by the coding sequence GTGAATTTAATCGCCTTGCAAATGAATTCTGGTAGTGTGATTGAAGACAATTTACGCCAAGCCGACACTTTACTGGCTCTCGCTAAGCCCCAGCCTGGAGATATCGTCTTATTGCCCGAGAACTTTTCAATTTATGCCGGTGATGGCGCTTACCTTCGTGTCGCGGAAACCTTAGGCGATGGCCCTATTCAACAGTGGTTAGCCACTCAAGCAAAACGTTGGCAGGTTTATTTGATCGCTGGCAGTGTACCTATTCAAGGGCCAGACGCAGTGCGCTGCTATACGTGTTCTTTAGCTTTTTCACCTAATGGGCGGTTAATTCAACATTACAATAAATTGCATTTGTTTGATGTTGATGTGAATGACAATGTTGGAGCCTATCGGGAATCTGACAGTTTTATCGCTGGCGAGCAACTCGCGTGGTTTGATATCGGTAATATTCGGGTAGGCATGGCGATATGTTTTGATTTACGTTTTCCTTACTTATTTCAGCTGCTGCGCCAACAGGGCTGTGATATTGTATTATTACCCGCAGCATTTACAGCACTCACAGGGGAAGCGCATTGGCAACCTCTGTTACAGGCTAGAGCCATCGAAAATCAGCTTTACCTCGTCGCCGCAAATCAAGCTGGAACGCATTATAAGCAACGCCAAACTTGGGGACACTCAATGATTGTTGACCCTTGGGGGCGTTGTTTGGATGTTCAAGAAAACGGAATTGCCGCATCTAAAGCAGAATTTAATCTGCAGATGCTTAAGCAAGTGAGGGACCGCATGCCGGTGCCCATGCATGGACAATTACATTTAGGGTGGAGAGAATAA